The genomic segment GTCGAGGGGTATCGCAAGCTGCCGTCGCTGCGCGAGCCGGCGGCGTTTGCCGGCTGGCTTCGTACCATCATTTTCAAACATTGCGATCGTATCACGCGGCGCAAGCGGCATCCGCTGACCGGCTTGGAGGCGGCGCTGGAAATGGCTTCTCCGGAGCCTTCGCCGCACGAGGTTTTAGAGTCGCGGGAAATCGCAGCTTCGGTTGGGGCGGCGATCTCGGCCTTGTCTGAAGCCGAGCGCCAGGTCGTCCTGCTCTACTACATGGGCGATCACTCGCAGGCGGCGATCGCAAAATTTTTAGAGATCACCCCCAACACGGTGAAAACCAGATTGTATTCGGCGCGTCAACGATTAAGGAAACACATGTCCCACATCGAGAAAAACCTGCAAACCGCGCGGCCGTCGCGCGATCCGAAATTTGCTGAGAAGGTCCAGCGCATGATCCAGCCCGAAGCCCTGAAGAAAAACGAGCCGCTGA from the Cytophagia bacterium CHB2 genome contains:
- a CDS encoding sigma-70 family RNA polymerase sigma factor, producing the protein MSANKQKITLFVRAAQAGDEIAFAELVRAYQDLAVAYAASILGDYHLAEDAAQEAFVEGYRKLPSLREPAAFAGWLRTIIFKHCDRITRRKRHPLTGLEAALEMASPEPSPHEVLESREIAASVGAAISALSEAERQVVLLYYMGDHSQAAIAKFLEITPNTVKTRLYSARQRLRKHMSHIEKNLQTARPSRDPKFAEKVQRMIQPEALKKNEPLTWSPGMGVEVWEMFCAAITGDLETIKRLVEKDPSLVRSHHAYRTPLY